One Sphingomicrobium sp. XHP0239 DNA segment encodes these proteins:
- a CDS encoding sensor histidine kinase, producing MEMRHAPVQKSSAKPLFADWKIAASSIAAFWVIYAFMVVGRALLSDSPGSVILQRLPMIGTGMVLTCCIYFAIQAVDEGTRIRVRAAIAALASIVAAIAQALLIITMAPLQNDQGEEYRIEAREGAIITQRGNEVTIQRHSGEQPMIFTLPKLDELDEFEQLRIAADAAVIWLFFFAAWSAVYLAAVSANQVADTRRRLAAAKAEAQAAQVRALRYQVNPHFLFNTLNSLSSLVMTNRNEQAESMLIALSTFFRTSLSLDPNAAVTLEQEIDLQRLYLDIEQRRFPERLRVDIDLPAELEDLSVPALILQPLVENAIKYGVSRTRQPVTIEIGGAMRPDGRAAIHVFNSAPSGVAVDRPAPAGTGTGLTNVCERLAAQYGGKAECRFGPVEDGYRVDLIIPREEMNA from the coding sequence ATGGAAATGCGTCACGCGCCCGTCCAGAAAAGCTCCGCGAAGCCCCTGTTCGCCGATTGGAAGATCGCCGCGTCGAGCATCGCCGCCTTCTGGGTGATCTATGCCTTCATGGTGGTCGGGCGCGCGCTTCTGTCCGACAGTCCCGGTAGCGTCATCCTCCAGCGACTGCCTATGATCGGCACCGGCATGGTGCTGACCTGCTGCATCTATTTCGCCATCCAGGCGGTCGACGAAGGCACCCGCATCCGCGTGCGCGCCGCCATTGCCGCGCTGGCTTCGATCGTCGCCGCGATCGCGCAGGCGCTTTTGATCATCACGATGGCCCCGCTACAGAACGATCAGGGGGAGGAATATCGGATCGAGGCACGTGAGGGCGCGATCATCACGCAGCGCGGCAACGAGGTGACCATCCAGCGTCATTCGGGCGAACAGCCGATGATCTTCACGCTTCCCAAGCTTGACGAGCTCGACGAGTTCGAGCAACTGCGCATCGCTGCCGACGCAGCGGTCATCTGGCTGTTCTTCTTCGCTGCATGGAGCGCGGTCTATCTCGCCGCGGTCAGCGCCAATCAGGTCGCCGATACCCGCCGCCGCCTCGCCGCCGCGAAGGCCGAGGCGCAGGCCGCTCAGGTCCGCGCCCTTCGTTACCAGGTCAATCCGCACTTCCTGTTCAACACGCTCAACAGCCTGTCCTCGCTGGTGATGACCAATCGCAACGAACAGGCCGAGAGCATGCTGATCGCCCTCTCTACCTTTTTCCGCACTTCGCTCTCGCTCGATCCCAATGCGGCGGTCACGCTCGAGCAAGAGATCGACCTCCAGCGGCTCTATCTCGATATCGAACAGCGCCGTTTCCCCGAAAGACTTCGCGTCGACATCGATCTCCCCGCCGAGCTGGAAGACTTGAGCGTGCCTGCGCTGATCCTTCAGCCGCTGGTCGAGAATGCCATCAAGTACGGTGTCAGCCGCACCCGCCAACCGGTTACGATCGAGATCGGCGGCGCCATGCGGCCCGACGGGCGCGCCGCGATCCACGTTTTCAATTCCGCACCGTCCGGCGTTGCCGTCGACCGTCCCGCGCCGGCCGGAACCGGGACCGGACTGACCAACGTCTGCGAACGACTGGCCGCGCAATATGGCGGGAAAGCGGAATGCCGTTTCGGACCGGTCGAAGACGGTTATCGCGTCGACCTGATCATTCCGCGCGAGGAGATGAACGCTTGA
- a CDS encoding LytR/AlgR family response regulator transcription factor gives MSEKTRILIADDEPLAAERLETLLGRRDDVEHVGSASDGEEAVQLANETMPDVVLLDIAMPGLDGIEVARALSKLTPRPAIVFVTAFDQFAVAAFDVAAVDYVMKPVEAARLDKAIDRARDRIAEGPSDQGSDHESDYLEEFWASDLSGLVRIAADDIDRVSAERDYMRLHVGQRSWLIHHSMTALEQGLDPAKFARLHRSAIVRRDFITGFSRNPSGRWVARLGDGSEQPVGRLYSEKVKEISGR, from the coding sequence TTGAGCGAAAAGACCCGCATCCTGATCGCCGACGACGAGCCGCTGGCCGCCGAACGTCTGGAAACGCTGCTCGGCCGCCGCGACGACGTCGAACATGTCGGTAGCGCTTCCGACGGCGAGGAAGCCGTTCAGCTCGCCAACGAAACGATGCCCGACGTGGTGCTTCTCGACATTGCCATGCCGGGCCTCGACGGGATCGAGGTCGCCCGCGCATTGTCCAAGCTTACGCCCCGGCCTGCCATCGTCTTCGTCACGGCATTCGACCAGTTTGCGGTCGCTGCCTTCGATGTCGCGGCGGTCGATTATGTCATGAAACCGGTCGAGGCCGCACGGCTCGACAAGGCCATCGACCGTGCCCGGGATAGGATTGCCGAGGGACCTTCCGATCAGGGCAGCGATCACGAAAGCGATTATCTCGAAGAATTCTGGGCGTCGGACCTCTCGGGCCTCGTCCGCATCGCCGCCGACGACATCGACCGCGTGTCTGCCGAGCGGGACTACATGCGGCTCCATGTCGGTCAGCGGAGTTGGCTTATCCACCATTCGATGACGGCGCTGGAGCAGGGCCTGGATCCTGCCAAATTCGCGCGCCTGCACCGTTCCGCGATCGTCCGCCGCGACTTCATCACGGGATTCTCGCGCAATCCGTCGGGTCGCTGGGTCGCACGGCTTGGCGACGGCAGCGAACAACCGGTCGGAAGGCTCTATTCGGAAAAGGTCAAGGAAATCTCCGGTCGCTGA